The following proteins are co-located in the Triticum aestivum cultivar Chinese Spring chromosome 1A, IWGSC CS RefSeq v2.1, whole genome shotgun sequence genome:
- the LOC123180338 gene encoding uncharacterized protein produces MARLSVTTTALLLAAVAFFIAAEAAVTKDFTFARGIKLHISKQGTATDHIFAGGSKLFVARHDAAPADHASARGSKLDVTQSKISIPKKRLAVSQSKLFVARHDAAPADHALARGSKLDVTQSKISISKKRLAVSQSKAAVQKKGFIFLEGRKLAGGGALSADTAGAAPGAVQACDQLEAYQRVCHTLLHLPGVTTARALMETAVRVALGRARAAKVTFDAAKAASGAGNPMASILGSCEQNYDDLVDALEEVSRAMHKPGTSSESLVEKMTAASTYAGDCDNWYEERDVKSPYEVMQRHLAQMVSVALGLANKKL; encoded by the coding sequence ATGGCGCGGCTCTCCGTGACCACCActgccctcctcctcgccgccgtcgccttcttcatcGCCGCCGAGGCCGCCGTCACCAAGGACTTCACCTTCGCCCGGGGCATAAAGCTGCACATCTCGAAGCAGGGCACGGCGACCGACCACATCTTCGCCGGGGGCAGCAAGCTCTTCGTCGCGAGGCACGACGCGGCGCCGGCCGACCACGCCTCCGCCCGGGGCAGCAAGCTCGACGTCACGCAGAGCAAGATCTCCATCCCGAAGAAGAGGCTCGCCGTCTCGCAGAGCAAGCTCTTCGTCGCGAGGCACGACGCGGCGCCGGCCGACCACGCCTTGGCCCGGGGCAGCAAGCTCGACGTCACGCAGAGCAAGATCAGCATCTCGAAGAAGAGGCTCGCCGTCTCGCAGAGCAAGGCGGCCGTCCAGAAGAAGGGCTTCATCTTCTTGGAAGGGCGCAagctggccggcggcggcgcgttGTCGGCGGACACGGCGGGCGCGGCCCCGGGGGCGGTGCAGGCGTGCGACCAGCTGGAGGCGTACCAGAGGGTGTGCCACACGCTGCTGCACCTGCCCGGGGTGACGACGGCGCGGGCGCTGATGGAGACGGCGGTGCGGGTGGCGCTGGGGCGGGCGCGGGCGGCCAAGGTGACGTTCGACGCGGCCAAGGCGGCGTCCGGGGCGGGCAACCCGATGGCGTCCATCCTGGGGTCGTGCGAGCAGAACTACGACGACCTGGTGGACGCGCTGGAGGAGGTGAGCCGGGCGATGCACAAGCCCGGCACCAGCAGCGAGAGCCTGGTGGAGAAGATGACGGCGGCCAGCACCTACGCCGGCGACTGCGACAACTGGTACGAGGAGCGCGACGTCAAGTCGCCCTACGAGGTCATGCAGCGCCACCTCGCCCAGATGGTCTCCGTCGCCCTCGGCCTCGCCAACAAGAAGCTCTGA
- the LOC123065538 gene encoding AP-1 complex subunit mu-2, translating into MAGAVSALFLLDIKGRVLVWRDYRGDVTALQAERFFTKLLDKEGDAEVHSPVVHDGAGVSYTFIQHNNVFLLTAARQNCNAASILLFLHRLVDVFKHYFEELEEESLRDNFVVVYELLDEMMDFGYPQYTEATILSEFIKTDAYRMEVTQRPPMAVTNAVSWRSEGIRYKKNEVFLDVVESVNILVNSNGQIVRSDIIGALKMRTFLSGMPECKLGLNDRVLLEAQGRATKGKAIDLDDIKFHQCVRLTRFENDRTISFVPPDGAFDLMTYRLTTQVKPLIWVEAQVEKHSRSRIEIMVKARSQFKERSTGTNVEIEVPVPYDATNPNIRTSMGSAAYAPERDAMVWKIKSFPGGKEYMCRAEFSLPSITSEEATPEKKAPIRVKFEIPYFTVSGIQVRYLKVIEKSGYQALPWVRYITMAGEYELRLI; encoded by the exons ATGGCGGGGGCGGTGTCGGCGCTCTTCCTGCTCGACATCAAGGGCCGCGTCCTCGTCTGGCGCGACTACCGCGGCGACGTCACCGCGCTCCAGGCCGAGCGCTTCTTCACCAAGCTGCTCGACAAGGAG GGCGACGCGGAGGTCCACTCGCCCGTCGTCCACGACGGCGCCGGCGTCTCCTACACCTTCATCCAGCACAACAACGTCTTCCTCCTCACCGCCGCCCGCCAGAACTGCAATGCCGCCAGCATCCTGCTCTTCCTCCACCGCCTCGTCGAT GTGttcaagcactactttgaggagcTGGAGGAGGAATCTCTGAGGGACAACTTCGTCGTCGTG TATGAGTTACTTGATGAGATGATGGACTTCGGGTATCCGCAATACACAGAGGCGACGATCCTGAGTGAGTTCATCAAGACCGATGCATACAGGATGGAGGTCACACAGAGGCCGCCCATGGCAGTGACGAACGCCGTGTCATGGCGGAGCGAGGGGATTCGGTACAAGAAGAATGAA GTGTTCTTGGATGTGGTTGAGAGTGTCAACATTCTTGTCAATAGCAACGGGCAGATCGTGAGATCTGACATCATCGGCGCGCTGAAGATGCGGACCTTTCTGAG TGGAATGCCCGAGTGTAAACTTGGGTTGAATGATAGAGTTCTTTTGGAAGCGCAAGGCCGAGCAACTAAAGGAAAAGCAATAGATCTGGATGATATCAAATTTCATCA GTGTGTTCGGTTGACCAGATTTGAGAATGATAGGACTATATCATTCGTCCCTCCAGATGGAGCTTTTGATCTAATGACTTACAGACTCACCACACAG GTGAAGCCTCTGATCTGGGTAGAAGCACAAGTTGAGAAGCATTCAAGAAGCCGGATAGAGATCATGGTGAAGGCAAGGAGCCAGTTCAAGGAAAGAAG CACCGGAACAAATGTAGAAATTGAAGTACCTGTACCCTATGATGCGACAAACCCAAATATAAGGACTTCAATGGGTTCTGCGGCATATGCACCTGAGAGAGACGCAATGGTCTGGAAAATTAAATCATTTCCTGGTGGCAAG GAATATATGTGTAGAGCAGAGTTTAGCCTTCCCAGCATTACCTCGGAAGAAGCAACCCCTGAAAAGAAGGCTCCAATACGTGTGAAATTTGAGATACCCTATTTTACCGTTTCAGGCATTCAG GTTCGTTATCTGAAAGTCATCGAGAAAAGTGGATACCAGGCCCTCCCTTGGGTTAGGTACATCACAATGGCCGGTGAATACGAGCTGAGGCTTATCTGA